From Clarias gariepinus isolate MV-2021 ecotype Netherlands chromosome 2, CGAR_prim_01v2, whole genome shotgun sequence, one genomic window encodes:
- the LOC128514731 gene encoding trace amine-associated receptor 1-like has product MNFEMNLSQILTVDVVPLCYEFVNSSCAKFSYPLLFRVLLYMLFGLVVILTVFGNLFVILSIVHFKQLHMPTNYLVLSLAVTDLLLGGFVMPPNVIRSVENCWYFGTLFCKIHNSVNISLCTASIINLCFISVDRYYAVCKPLLYQTIITPFVTMIMISICWSVSFTVGFGGIFFGLNILVTENFHNEIFGCEGGCVLLQSAASSTASSLLVFYFPGIIMISIYTKIFRVAKKQAKLIQDSKNKARSMISKEEKKATKTLALVMGVFLSLWTPFFICNIIDPFTGFLIPPGLFEMMVWIGYSNSTCNPIVYAFFYKWFRKALRTILSGKIFYSGSSRMNLFSQ; this is encoded by the coding sequence ATGAATTTTGAAATGAACTTGAGCCAAATTCTGACAGTGGATGTTGTTCCTCTTTGCTATGAATTCGTAAACAGTTCCTGTGCAAAATTCTCTTACCCACTCCTTTTTAGAGTATTGCTTTATATGCTTTTTGGCTTGGTGGTGATTTTGACAGTATTTGGAAACTTATTTGTCATCCTAAGCATTGTTCATTTTAAACAGCTCCACATGCCAACAAATTATCTTGTTCTGTCCCTGGCTGTAACAGATTTGTTGTTAGGAGGATTTGTTATGCCTCCAAATGTAATTCGGTCAGTGGAAAATTGCTGGTATTTTGGAACATTATTCTGTAAAATCCACAACAGTGTTAATATTTCATTGTGTACTGCATCCATTATAAACCTGTGTTTCATATCAGTAGATCGATATTATGCTGTTTGTAAGCCCTTGTTATATCAGACGATAATTACACCTTTTGTTACTATGATTATGATTTCCATTTGCTGGAGTGTTTCATTTACAGTTGGATTCGGAGGAATATTTTTTGGTCTTAACATTCTGGTTACTGAAAATTTTCATAATGAAATATTTGGCTGTGAAGGTGGTTGTGTTTTGCTCCAAAGTGCCGCCTCCAGCACGGCTTCCTCTTTGCTAGTCTTTTATTTCCCAGGTATCATAATGATCAgcatttatacaaaaatatttcgTGTTGCAAAAAAACAAGCCAAATTGATTCAGGACTCAAAAAATAAAGCACGGTCAATGATAAGCAAAGAGGAGAAAAAGGCAACTAAAACTTTGGCACTGGTTATGGGAGTGTTTCTCTCACTTTGGACTCCATTTTTTATCTGCAATATTATTGATCCTTTTACTGGTTTCCTGATTCCTCCTGGACTGTTTGAAATGATGGTTTGGATTGGGTATTCAAACTCAACCTGTAATCCAATTGTGTATGCTTTTTTCTACAAGTGGTTTAGAAAAGCACTAAGAACTATTTTATCtggcaaaatattttattcaggttCTTCAAGAATGAATCTTTTTTCAcaatga